The genomic stretch TACCTGTAATCAACCAGGGCCGTCAATCTCTCCCATGTCCCTTCAACCCCTTAACAATCATCTATAGATGGTTTTCCGTATAAGTTGAAAGCCGAAGCATTGATACTTAGGTGATGGACCAGATAAAATATTACAAGCCCAAATCGGCAGGAAGATATATGAAAAAccaaactcataaaaattgatatattataatagAATATATATGCTCCTTACAATTATTTTGCATAATAAgtttttttctcattataaaaataacatattaatACATCAACCAATCAAAATTGTCcactttattaaattaaaaaaaaaaaattactatcttcattttttgtgatttatttggTTAAAGTAGATTAGTAGAGGTTCTCAAGGAATCATGTGTATAAGAAAGTTATGCTCAACTTGGAATATAATCAAAAGTTTAAAAGTATTAGAAATTCcctctaacaaaaaaaaagaaaaaagaaaaaaaagtattggAAATTCCTAAAGGAATATTGCTAGTAGAAATTCTTAAAGTCATCTCTAAATAAGTAGTACTTTTTTATGACTCAGggctgtttgagattgtatttgagaggtctaaaagtacttttaacactcaaaaagtctgtttaaaaaaaatgtacgcgtttggtaaaaaaattaaaagcgtttttaaatgttaaaaagtctacaaatgaccaaaacacacttttggcaaaagcttaaaaatgaagtttttgcctcaaaagcacttttttgacttaaaaactttatttttcaaatgcagtCCCAAACAGGCTCTCATACTCacctaggttttttttttttatttatttatttatttattttttttgcaactcatctcaaaatattttggtttttttgaatTACAGCCTCAAATTACATATTAAGAGCTCTATGGTGTTTATCTCACGAATTCAAGAAAATGTGGATCCTATTTAACTAGGCCCAAGAGATCATATCCCTGATCTAAAATCGAACGGTGTATAAAAGTACACGGCGAAAATAGTAGCGAAAGAAACTACCACTATATTTAGACGGCTCATCGCGCAGCCTGGACTACCGGTTCAGGCGATAATTTCTCCTTAACCCTAACATCGAAATGCTCCCAAGCTTTCTTTCCTGAGAAAATCTGTTCACTTTTAACATTCTCCAATTCTAGTCCGAGTCTCACGCGGGACTAGAAGAAGGTTTTCGATTCTAGGGTTTACATTCTGTCGCTCTTCACGGAgcacagaaaaataaaattttccaattGAAACTTACAATTTCTTCATCTAGGTATGTAATTTCAACGAGCTCTGCTTATCTTAtttatcgattttttttttttttttcttctttccccctttttggtgttttctggGCCTTGTACAATCAATGTTTTGGCGTTTTTCAAATGACCTATCTGTTATATCTTTGCCTTGGGTGTTCTTGTTTTCTAGGGTTTATCATCAATAAGtagctattttttattttatttttttaaattgtaattttcgttttttctcAAACTCATTGGTTCAATCGCTGGGCGCGGCCTTATTGGTTAAGGTAGTGTGTAATGGCATTTTTCTTCTAGGTTCTATTGTTAAGATGTTATTTCggtatttttttgagaaatctTTGAATATTGAGATTTATCTTTTGGGGCATCTAGACATGCAATACTTAACATTAGTTGGATTGGCTGAGCGGAGTTTAGATTTTCTTCAGAAAATTGTATTGATATTTTGTATaagattgtaattttttatatacataAAGATAAAAGAACAATTATTTTGAGCAAGGAATATGTTTGATAATATCGTGTTTTTTCTTAGCTTCACTTGGGTTTTGTGTCAATGGGTTCAAGAAAGATGTTTAATTGTTCGTATTGTTGAGTTGAATAAAGGGTAtggagttttttatttttctgttttatgtgATTGTTTCATCTGGTTGTAGGTAAGTATTAGGCATGGCTACAGCTGAGTCTGCTCCAGCTTCCCTTGGTCCCCGGTATGCACCTGACGATCCCTCCCTTCCGACACCATGGAAGGGTTTGATTGATGGGAGCACAGGTGTGTTGTACTACTGGAATCCTGAAACCAATGTTACCCAATATGAAAAGCCAGCCTCTTTGCCTCCGCCATTGCCAACTGGCCAGCCTCCGGCTGCTTCTACGCCCATGTTGGCTTCAATACCAGTGGCCCAATCAATGCAACCAAGTGGCGTGGTGGCTCAGGTTGGGCAGCAGATAACACAAGCCCCACAACAGCAGGGGCAACAAGCGAACCAGTTATCTCAACAGCACAGACAAGTAATGGCACAACAACAGAGTTCAATGGTGGCACAGGTTTCTCATCATCAGGGCTCTCAAATGGCACAAGGTGGACCACAACAGAGTTCACAATTGGGACAGCCCATGCAACAGCAGGGGCAACCGACACTGTCACAGCCACAGCAATACATGCAGCAAATGTTGCAATATCATGGTCAGCAGCCTATTCAGCATATGCCTCAGCAGTCAGTCCAGCATGTGCTGCAGCAGCCAGGGCAGCAAATCCCACAGCAAACCATTCAACAAATGCCCCAGCAGCTGGGGCCACAAACACCCCAGCATCAAGGTTCGCATGTGTCACAACCACAAGCACATCAATTTACACATCAGCAGCTGCAATACATGGCGTATCAGCAAAGCATGCTTCCACAGGGGCAGCAAAGTTCACAGCAGCAGACCCAGCATGGTGCACGAGGGCAGCCATTTTCAAATCAACAGGAGTATAAGGTGGCATTCCCAAATAGGGaagaaattgattttcaaaacGGAAACCAAATTGGACTTTCTCCATCCCTTTTCCAGCAAACTGGCACCTCATCTGTTCAGAACCTTCCTGCTGGTAGCAACTCGGTTCAGATGCCACAAATGGGTGCTCATTCAGGTCAATCCCAACAGTATGGTGGTTCTTCAGGGAATGTGCAACATTCTCCCTCCATGGGTCAAATGCAGCAAACAAGGATTGATTTGGTTCACCTGCAACATGGTCCTAGGTTTCAAAATCAGATGGGCCCAATGATGCATAGTCAGCAGTCTAATGTGCCTCCTGTTGGATCAAATATGGGGCATGAGGATAGCGTACATGGTAGAATTGGAAATGAATATTACTTTAATGTTAACAAGGAAGGGCCAATGAATCCCCAGGATCCCAAGCTTGCAGTGATACCCATGGCAAGAAATCATCAGGTATCTTTTAACTAATTTTCCATCAATTTTGAATGAGGTTTGCACTCCATTAACTTAATTACTTGAACATAACTTATGGTGGTTGATATACAATTGATGACAATCTTCTATTTGGGAATTCTAgatttattagatttgtaaatgCAATTAGTGTCAAAGGACCGGAAGACATACATTCTCAAGACACTAATGCATGCAATAAGCCAACATGGATCACCTTTATAAGATAGATGCCTTTAGATGTCTATACTAGAAACAAAAGTTTGGTGTCCTCTGTATATCTATTTTTGTATATACATGTTTCAACTGCCAAGGTAAACTTAGGGGGTATAACACTAAGgagatatatattatttttgtttaccAACCTGAATAATAGAAGTAGAGGCAGTACTTCAGATATAAAATGATTGTTTCATatccttttgttctttttattttttccccttgtACTAATTGATGAATGATATATGTTTTATCTGGAATACATaccattttcttctcaaaatgtgtGGGACCGATAATAATGATTGTGCTATTTCGTTGCAGGAGAAGAGGATTGGTGGTGTCCCATTTCATAATGCCATGCCTGGTCGTACCAGTGTACCGAATGCTGTCACAGGGCATGCCATGCATAACATATATAGTCAAGCAACAAGTGGTCCACCACTCTCAAGTAATGCTTTAATGAGACCTCCTTATATGGGATCGACAGATGTGACTAGTCTCTCACCTGTTGCAGCATACCGTCAGCAGCACGAAGTTACAGCAACGGTCAGTATTTTAGCTTGCTTGATTATTGCTAGTGGTGTTTATGTGAACATGAGAATGCCTTTTCAAATGCTTCATTCCTAGACAGATCAAATATATGTTAAGAAGAGAAGTGGGATTCCCAAGAAATGTTTTGGCTGAGTGTCTGATACCGAGGAATGTAATTTTGTATAACAAACTATAAAGCAGATCATACCAATTACTCATATGAATAAGAATTTGCAAATGAAATGCTTATATATCTTTTGGAGTTGGcgtgttttcttttaattgaatttgtttTGGCTGAGTGTCTGATACCGAGGAGTGTAATTTTTTGTTAGAACAAATTATAAAGCAGATCATACCAATTGCTCATATGAATAAGAAGTTGCAAATGAAATGGTTGTATTTCTTTTGGAGTTGGCATGTTCAgtaattgaattgtttttgaccTCGATATATGTATTAAAATGAATAGGGTGACAATGTTCCAGCACCATTCATGACGTTTGAAGCCACTGGTTTCCCTCCAGAGCTATTGAGAGAGGTAAGCTTTACCTGTGCCATGATCTTGTGTTCTGTCTTAggattataaaacaaaatatggaCACATTCCATTCCTTGTGTAGTTATTATTactatctttgttatttttaaacTCATAAATTCTCACTTGTCGCAGGTGCGATATCTGCTCCGGTGGAGGAGCATATGTCGTACGCTGCGCTGCTATTGGCACACTTACACTTGCAACAACTATCCTGATTTTTGGAGGCTGCAAAATGGACAGTTGGAGCCTTTCTTGGGCATCTTCTAGAAGGGTGGTTGGCCCTTCATCCAAATCACACCTAATGTGACTGGCATTTCTTGCTTATGGGCTCCGCCTGTTATGTCTTTATTGCCCTCTTTTGTTGCTTCGAGTTGCTTCTGTAAGCAACCGTACAcccatgggttttttttttctttagttataTCTCACTCTCTTGTGATATGCTAttgaaaacttcattttttactTGTCATGTGTCCGATATGTTTAGATTTTCTTGGGGCTGATACCTGCATCTATGTTCTTCTCTTAGATATATTCTGCTGGTTTCACGTCTCCCACTCCAATTCAGGCGCAGACATGGCCAATTGCCCTGCAAAGCAGGGACATAGTGGCAATTGCAAAGACAGGTTCTGGGAAAACATTGGGCTATTTGGTCCCTGCCTTCATTCTTCTTAGACATTGCCGTAATAACCCTCAGAATGGCCCAACAGTGTTGGTTGTGGCTCCAACCCGGGAACTTGCTACTCAAATACAAGATGAGGTCTTGAAATTTGGCCGATCATCGGGAGTCTCTTGCACGGTGGGTTCTTAAGTGCTCATCTATTTTCCTTGCTGTACAATTCGGTCATTGTCTTGTTTGCTTTAGAGTTTTGATTCACGAATTTGACTCAATTTGTTTGATTCAGTGCTTATATGGTGGTGCTCCAAAGGGTCCACAGCTAAAAGAATTAGATCGAGGGGCAGATATTGTTGTGGCAACTCCTGGTCGACTCAATGACATCCTTGAGATGAAGAAGATTGACTTTAGACAAGTTTCACTTCTTGTACTTGATGAGGCTGATCGAATGCTTGACATGGGTTTTGAACCTCAAATTCGTAAGATTGTTAATGAGATACCCCCACACAGACAAACTCTTATGTACACAGCAACGTGGCCCAAAGAAGTAAGAAAAATAGCAAGTGATCTTCTTGTTAATCCTGTTCAGGTTAACATTGGCAGTGTTGATGAGCTTTCTGCAAACAAGGCTATCACACAGGTACCTTTGGACTAGCACACCTTTGCCACTGTCATACAAATGCAACGTAGAAAATGATAGTTCTTTATCTCAATGTGGTCTTTATATGTGAAAGTTGCATCATCCTTATATCAGTCCAGCCATCTTATTCATGAGTTATTGGATTTTACACCCACATCTTGAAGCTAATTCTGTTGCATTATGAATATTTTCTATGATATCATccattatttaaacaaaatgagatttgtttttttctctgaaCTTGCAGTATGTTGAAGTAGTCCCACAAATGGAGAAGCAGAGGCGCTTGGAGCAGATCCTTAGAGCCCAAGAACGAGGTTCAAAGGTCATTATTTTCTGCTCCACAAAGAGGTTGTGTGATCAGCTTGCACACAGTATTGGACGTAGCTTTGCGGCTGCTGCAATTCATGGAGACAAGTCTCAGGGTGAGAGAGACTCGGTTTTAAATCAGTTCCGGAGTGGAAAGTCTCCTATATTGGTTGCCACTGATGTTGCTGCCCGTGGGCTTGACATCAAAGATATAAGGTTAGCTCTTGTCTTTGCATTTTAACTTGTGTGATAAGGTGACAACACTCACTCCTTTAGGACCAGGATCATGAATCTCATAAGTTTCAGATTATGAATGAGTTTAATACTATTGTCTAGTTATTTAGCATCCTTCACATCATACTCATTCTTTTATGCCTTCGTGTTACAGGGTGGTGATCAACTATGATTTCCCTACTGGGGTTGAGGACTATGTCCACCGAATCGGAAGAACTGGGAGAGCTGGTGCAACTGGTGTTTCATATACTTTTTTCTCTGAGCAGGACTGGAAATACGCAGCTGATCTGGTCAAAGTTCTGGAAGGGGCTAACCAGCAAGTGCCACCAGAGGTGCGAGAGATGGCTGTACGTGGTGCACCGAGTTTTGGCAAGGATCGGGTTAGCCATTTTGATTCTATTAGTAGCAGTGGTGGTTATGGTCGGTATGATTCTGCTGGCCGTGGTGGCATGAGGGATGGCGGATTTGGTGGCCGGGGTGGCATGAGGGATGGCGGGTTTGGTGGACGTGGAGGCATGAGGGGTGGCAATTTTGGTGGACGTGGAGGCATGAGAGATGGTGCCATTAGTGGACATGGTGGGAAAAGTGATTTCTTTCCTGGTCGCAGCAATAGGGGACGAGGATTTGGTGGTCCTGGTGGTAGTCATGTTGGTCAGGGCAGGAATGATCGTGGCCCATATGATCGATACAACAATATGGATGGCCGTGGACGTGGTCGTGGACGGGGAAGATTTGACAACAGAAGAGACGTTGCTGATAGGAGTAGGGGTAGAAGTTACAGTCGTAGCCCTGAAAGAGTTCGAACGTGGGGTTATAGCGGCAGCCGCAGTCGCAGCCGCAGCCGTAGCCGCAGCCGTAGCCGAAGCAGGAGTAGGAGCTGGAGCAGGGGTCGTACTCATAGCCGAAGCCGGTCTCGTGGCCGTGGTGGTAGCTACAGTCGAAGCCCTAGCCGCAGCCGTAGCCACAGCCGTAGCCGCAGCTATGACAAATATGAGAGGCCACAACGATTCTCTGATAAACCAGATACCGCTGTGCCTGGATATGAGAGGCCACAAAGATTCTCTGATAAGCCAGATACCACTGTGCCTGAATATGAGAGGCCACAAAGATTCTCTGATAAACCAGATACCACAGTGCCTGAATTTGAGGCTGCTCCTGAATCAGGGATGTCTCCTATGTCCCCAGGCACACGTGATAATGGATCTCCTGGAGCTAATTTGATTGCACAGCCACCAGTGGTTGAACGTACCGAGCCAGAGGATGGCATAGACTCTTGCCATCAATCAGCTACCGAACCTTAAAGTCTGGAATGcatttctgtttattttttcttgttagcGAGGGTGATTTGTGGTTTGTGTTATTAAGTGGCTCAGTTGACCTCTCAATTTTAGTCGAGACTGGCTTCCTATGATGATTTTGTTGACAGCAAGTTGAGGTTGGGTCGAATGTGATTGAAATTTGTAATATGTGATCGTTGTGGACAAGCTGGCCTGCTGCTGCTTCCGGTGGTAATAGTTGTTTTAGGATAATTGAGGGTTCTTTCTGGAAATTGAATCGTATTGTAACtcctcaaactcatttttcacTGATAGGAGGACTTGCTATTTCTAATCCAGTGGTGGTTAAAATTTGGTACGGGAAAGGGTTTTTATTGTGATGTTAGTGTTCTAGGTGGGAATTTGGGATGGACGATGTGGTTCCTGCCTTTGTAATCTTTTCCATGTGAACACAATTACTTGACAATGTCTTAtgaattattatattttttaaaatttatattttgaaattagtactctctctctccctccctctctctctctctctctctctctctctgcgtcTTATACCGGAATTTTGTTGAATATTTATAATCTATATTTTTTAGCAGCTCTATGCAAATTCTACACGACGATTTTATTGTCCTATCTACACTACAACCTAAAATGAAATTTGTTGGCAATTGCGACGAGGATGGTAGTGATGGTTCTCACGGGTCTTAGcaaaagtaatgttatacatcGTTCAATTATCCTCTTTATCACCTCAAAAGCTTTCCCCATCAAAAAACCAATTTCTGAAATGAACTTCTATCCCCTGTGAGAATCCTGTCACTCCCCCGCTCCCCGTGAGTGACTTGGAGAGGAGACATCCTCTTCCTTCTCCCTTccttcctctttctcctttctcGTTTTTATCCCCTTAAAATACCATTCAGCACCACAAACCAAATTGTCTGTATGCTCTATATCTCACAACTTAATTACTCATCACCAGTATTCTGATCAGAATCCTCCTTTGGAACTATCTCACGATTCTCACAATCATCATTCACAGACTCTGCattccttcaaaaaaaacatttaaatcaaaatcagcATTTGCCTCCAGCTTACCCTATAATGTTCATCTTAGGGTAATTTACAGATTTCAAAAATAACTGAATTTTATATAGGTATCACACAAACGAACAATTACCTGCAACACTGCAACTCATCAGTCTTTGCCAAGAATACACCCAAAATGTCTGCCCAGTGACACAATTATTGGAAGCCAATCAATACGCTAACCTAAAACCTTGCAATTAACCTGCCTATGAACCCTATGAGCCCACTTCTTCTATTCAATATTGCAGTCGAATGTGAGGGAGCCCAACAAAACAGTTACCATGCCTTATTCTCCATCACACTACAACCCAAACAAAACTTCCCCACCTTCACATTTCTCAATTCACTGTCTCTGTAAACACTCTCAAGAACTTGAATTCTTCACATGCCTCATCATTGTCACCCTCAAACCATCTTCATCCATAAATCATCTTCATCCTCATTGTCGTCATTGTCTTTGTTACTGCCTGAGGCACCATTGCCCATACTAAATGTGAAAATCTGTACAAGAATAACTTTCCTAGGATGCAGCCCTACAGGGGGAAATTGCTCATTATACAACAGTGTtgtgtttttcttatttatttacttaatttgCACAAAATCCTTAAGAAACtaatttattttggaaataTGATTTTGGGGAACTGCAATTTAAGCAGCGAGTTTTTCACCGGAGGAAAAATGAACTTGCCATCAACAAAATCATaccaagaaatataaaaaagtataataaagtaacaaaatacAGCTTTAGATCTCCACATACACAGATTTTCAACGTGTTCACTAATGCCATCTTCCTTCAAAGAACTGCAAATCAAAACAATCAAAAGATAGTTAACATGCATATCACATGACTAGACCCATCCCAATCCCACAGTCCCAAACAACAAATAAGCTAAATTCGTATGTGTAACTAACCTCACCTGCAGTAATCAACTATCCTGATGAACATGTCAAACCTCTTTATCATCACCATTATCACCACTGACAGAGACTACATGTTCACCAATACTAGCATTGACATAAACTGCATTTTCACCATTATTTTCATCAACAGAAGCTGCATTTTCACTACTACCATTGATAGAGACTGCATTTTCACCACTACCATCATTCGCAGAAACTACATTTTCCTTAATAACACTAGAATCATCCTTATTATCATCATTATTTCCCTCAGGGTCACCCTGCAATTCTCATCacacaaaacccaaaattacTATTACTGACAACAAAAACACAAGCCAATTtacatagaattttttttcttctaaatgacacaaaaagaaacaagaaaataaagagttaCATCACCTGTAACTCGACTGATTTTGCCAAAGAGCGACTGAGAGGCTCATCCTTCAATACAATTGTCGGAAACCGATCAAAATCCCAACCTAGAACCTTACAAACAACTTGCCCAAAAGCCCTATGAGCCCGCTTCCTCTTCGTCTTCGAAATCGCAAATGAATGCTGAACAAGACCAACACAACCCTTATATCTCTTCCACGCCTTCTTCCCAATCCCTTGGcaaaccaaacaacaaaagTCCCCAGTTTCATAATTCTTCTCAAAGTAACTCCTCAACTCACTGTCCTCCACAAACATCAGCAAAAAGAACCTGGATTCTTCATTTTCATCAGACCCCTCTTCCATcatttcatcatcttcatcatctccattgtcgtcttcatcttcatcttcattggCATTGAAATCAACCCTTTTCGTGAAAAATTTACGGCAAACTTCAGCTGCCTTGTACTGTAATTGAATTGCAGCAAAATAGGCATGCTCATTGGCTGACAAAGGTTGATCTTTTGGGGTCGAAACGGGCTTCAGGGCAGGCCAACCAGATGCTTCTAGAGCTGGCTCTAGGGGTTCTGGGCACGGCCATTCAGGACCCAAATCCGGTGGTGGGTCAGGCTGTGAcatcttgttcttcttcttcttcttcttgaccTTTTTCTCTCTGAGCCTCTTCTTccttgtggtggtggtggaggtgttttctttcttgaaatATGTGGGATTGGTGGGTTTGAGAGAATTTCTAGTGCAGGGTTTTGGTCTGGAGTTTGAGATAGTGGTTTGTGGATGATAGAGGGGATAATTGGATCTGTGGTTGGGGTTAGGCATTTGCTGGTGACAAAGCGGATAATAGGAACTGGGATTTGGGTTAGGCGTTTGCTGGTGACAAAGCGGATAATAGGGAGTGGGATTTGGGTTAGGCGTTTGCTGGTGACAGAGCGGATAATAGGATCTGTAATAGAATGGTGTGGGGTTGGGAACATAAGGGATTCTTGAGGAGCTGGGGCTAGGGTTAGGGTTGTTGAGGTTAGGGTTGGAGTTGGAGTTGGGGTCTGATGGGGGGCCTTGGTGCCATAGAGAGTGGAGATAGATAACCTCATTTCTCAGTGTCTTTTCATCATATGGATACATTTTGAGGATTTTTTGAAGGTCCTAGAGAAAGAATCCCTTTTCCAaatattgatgatgatgatgatgatgcacaCACTGGGGGTTTTCGAAGGAGAAAGAGGGCAATCCACTGTCATAGTTACAGAAAAGTAACatctcataaaatatatattgttacaCAGTActatttctatctaaactacAAAATAAGCGGAATCCATAACCCAAATATATCCAAACATATGTCTATGCTAAGTGAAAACTACATAATTAATCAAATCCATAGCTCAAACATACATTTTTAAGTTCTTAACAATCTTGGACGCATGATTTCATATAGAACTTGGCAAAGCATCATGGATCCAAAAATACCAAGTCTGA from Corylus avellana chromosome ca1, CavTom2PMs-1.0 encodes the following:
- the LOC132161590 gene encoding uncharacterized protein LOC132161590, with the protein product MYPYDEKTLRNEVIYLHSLWHQGPPSDPNSNSNPNLNNPNPSPSSSRIPYVPNPTPFYYRSYYPLCHQQTPNPNPTPYYPLCHQQTPNPNPSSYYPLCHQQMPNPNHRSNYPLYHPQTTISNSRPKPCTRNSLKPTNPTYFKKENTSTTTTRKKRLREKKVKKKKKKNKMSQPDPPPDLGPEWPCPEPLEPALEASGWPALKPVSTPKDQPLSANEHAYFAAIQLQYKAAEVCRKFFTKRVDFNANEDEDEDDNGDDEDDEMMEEGSDENEESRFFLLMFVEDSELRSYFEKNYETGDFCCLVCQGIGKKAWKRYKGCVGLVQHSFAISKTKRKRAHRAFGQVVCKVLGWDFDRFPTIVLKDEPLSRSLAKSVELQGDPEGNNDDNKDDSSVIKENVVSANDGSGENAVSINGSSENAASVDENNGENAVYVNASIGEHVVSVSGDNGDDKEV
- the LOC132177428 gene encoding DEAD-box ATP-dependent RNA helicase 14-like, encoding MATAESAPASLGPRYAPDDPSLPTPWKGLIDGSTGVLYYWNPETNVTQYEKPASLPPPLPTGQPPAASTPMLASIPVAQSMQPSGVVAQVGQQITQAPQQQGQQANQLSQQHRQVMAQQQSSMVAQVSHHQGSQMAQGGPQQSSQLGQPMQQQGQPTLSQPQQYMQQMLQYHGQQPIQHMPQQSVQHVLQQPGQQIPQQTIQQMPQQLGPQTPQHQGSHVSQPQAHQFTHQQLQYMAYQQSMLPQGQQSSQQQTQHGARGQPFSNQQEYKVAFPNREEIDFQNGNQIGLSPSLFQQTGTSSVQNLPAGSNSVQMPQMGAHSGQSQQYGGSSGNVQHSPSMGQMQQTRIDLVHLQHGPRFQNQMGPMMHSQQSNVPPVGSNMGHEDSVHGRIGNEYYFNVNKEGPMNPQDPKLAVIPMARNHQEKRIGGVPFHNAMPGRTSVPNAVTGHAMHNIYSQATSGPPLSSNALMRPPYMGSTDVTSLSPVAAYRQQHEVTATGDNVPAPFMTFEATGFPPELLREIYSAGFTSPTPIQAQTWPIALQSRDIVAIAKTGSGKTLGYLVPAFILLRHCRNNPQNGPTVLVVAPTRELATQIQDEVLKFGRSSGVSCTCLYGGAPKGPQLKELDRGADIVVATPGRLNDILEMKKIDFRQVSLLVLDEADRMLDMGFEPQIRKIVNEIPPHRQTLMYTATWPKEVRKIASDLLVNPVQVNIGSVDELSANKAITQYVEVVPQMEKQRRLEQILRAQERGSKVIIFCSTKRLCDQLAHSIGRSFAAAAIHGDKSQGERDSVLNQFRSGKSPILVATDVAARGLDIKDIRVVINYDFPTGVEDYVHRIGRTGRAGATGVSYTFFSEQDWKYAADLVKVLEGANQQVPPEVREMAVRGAPSFGKDRVSHFDSISSSGGYGRYDSAGRGGMRDGGFGGRGGMRDGGFGGRGGMRGGNFGGRGGMRDGAISGHGGKSDFFPGRSNRGRGFGGPGGSHVGQGRNDRGPYDRYNNMDGRGRGRGRGRFDNRRDVADRSRGRSYSRSPERVRTWGYSGSRSRSRSRSRSRSRSRSRSWSRGRTHSRSRSRGRGGSYSRSPSRSRSHSRSRSYDKYERPQRFSDKPDTAVPGYERPQRFSDKPDTTVPEYERPQRFSDKPDTTVPEFEAAPESGMSPMSPGTRDNGSPGANLIAQPPVVERTEPEDGIDSCHQSATEP